From the Leptolyngbya sp. O-77 genome, one window contains:
- the dnaK gene encoding molecular chaperone DnaK produces MAKVVGIDLGTTNSCVAVMEGGKPTVIANAEGFRTTPSVVAFDPKTKERRVGQIAKRQAVINPENTFYSVKRFIGRKFDEVTHETTEVPYKVLNVNGNVKLDCPAEGKQFAPEEISALVLRKLKEDATKYLGEEVTQAVITVPAYFNDSQRQATKDAGKIAGLEVLRIINEPTAASLAYGLDKKSNETILVFDLGGGTFDVSILEVGDGVFEVLATAGDTHLGGDDFDKKIVDYLAEEFKRNEGIDLRKDKQALQRLTEAAEKAKIELSSVTQAEINLPFITATQDGPKHLDITLTRAKFEELCADLIDRCRVPVEAALRDSKLSKDNIDEVVLVGGSTRIPAVQEVVKRVLGKEPNQTVNPDEVVAVGAAIQAGVLAGEVKDILLLDVTPLSLGVETLGGVMTKIIPRNTTIPTKKSEVFSTAADGQTNVEIHVLQGEREMASDNKSLGTFRLDGIPPAPRGVPQIEVTFDIDANGILNVRAKDKGTGKEQSISITGASTLPKDEVERMVNEAERNAAADKERREKIELKNQADSLAYQAEKLLADQGDKVPEADKTKVEGLAKDLRNAIAQENMDSIKSLMSELQQALYSLSSNLYQSGDGGDGGATPPGGDAGTPSSSGDDDVIDAEFSETK; encoded by the coding sequence ATGGCAAAAGTTGTTGGAATTGACCTGGGAACCACTAACTCCTGCGTGGCAGTGATGGAAGGCGGCAAGCCCACGGTCATCGCAAACGCAGAAGGGTTCCGCACAACGCCCTCCGTCGTCGCGTTTGACCCCAAGACCAAAGAACGTCGCGTGGGTCAGATTGCGAAGCGGCAGGCCGTGATTAACCCCGAAAATACGTTTTACTCGGTGAAGCGCTTCATCGGTCGCAAGTTTGACGAAGTAACCCACGAAACGACCGAGGTGCCCTATAAGGTGCTAAACGTCAACGGCAACGTCAAGCTGGACTGCCCCGCCGAAGGCAAGCAGTTTGCCCCTGAAGAAATCTCGGCGCTGGTGCTGCGGAAGCTCAAAGAAGATGCCACGAAGTATCTGGGCGAAGAAGTGACCCAGGCGGTGATCACCGTTCCCGCTTACTTCAACGACTCCCAGCGGCAGGCCACGAAGGACGCTGGCAAAATCGCGGGTCTGGAAGTGCTGCGGATTATCAACGAGCCGACGGCCGCTTCTCTTGCCTACGGTCTGGACAAAAAGAGTAACGAAACCATCCTGGTATTCGACCTGGGTGGCGGTACGTTTGACGTGTCGATTCTGGAAGTGGGCGACGGTGTGTTTGAAGTGCTGGCCACCGCTGGCGATACTCACCTGGGCGGCGACGACTTTGATAAGAAGATCGTGGACTACCTGGCCGAAGAGTTCAAGCGCAACGAAGGTATCGACCTCCGCAAAGACAAGCAAGCCCTGCAACGCCTGACAGAAGCGGCCGAGAAAGCCAAGATCGAGCTGTCCAGCGTTACCCAGGCAGAAATCAACCTGCCCTTTATCACCGCGACTCAGGACGGGCCGAAGCACCTCGACATAACGCTGACCCGCGCCAAGTTTGAGGAACTCTGCGCCGACCTGATCGACCGCTGCCGCGTGCCCGTCGAAGCCGCGCTGCGCGACTCGAAACTGTCGAAGGACAATATCGACGAAGTGGTACTGGTGGGCGGTTCCACCCGGATTCCTGCGGTACAGGAAGTGGTGAAGCGCGTGCTGGGCAAGGAGCCTAACCAAACCGTAAACCCGGATGAAGTGGTGGCGGTGGGCGCTGCGATTCAGGCGGGCGTGCTGGCCGGCGAAGTGAAGGACATTCTGCTACTCGACGTGACCCCCCTATCGCTGGGTGTGGAAACTCTGGGTGGCGTGATGACCAAGATTATCCCGCGCAACACGACAATCCCCACCAAAAAGTCGGAAGTGTTCTCAACGGCTGCTGACGGGCAGACCAATGTAGAAATCCACGTCCTGCAAGGGGAGCGCGAAATGGCTTCGGACAACAAGAGTCTGGGAACCTTCCGGCTGGACGGCATTCCTCCCGCACCCCGTGGCGTACCGCAAATCGAAGTGACCTTCGATATTGATGCGAACGGCATTTTGAACGTGCGCGCCAAGGACAAAGGCACGGGCAAGGAGCAGTCCATCAGCATTACGGGTGCTTCGACGCTGCCGAAGGACGAAGTGGAGCGCATGGTGAACGAAGCCGAGCGTAACGCTGCTGCCGACAAGGAGCGCCGCGAGAAGATCGAACTGAAGAACCAGGCCGACTCGCTGGCCTATCAGGCAGAGAAACTGCTGGCTGATCAAGGCGACAAGGTGCCCGAAGCCGACAAAACCAAGGTGGAAGGGCTGGCGAAGGATCTGCGGAATGCGATCGCCCAGGAGAACATGGACAGCATCAAGTCGCTGATGAGCGAGCTGCAACAGGCCCTCTATAGCCTGAGCAGCAACCTCTATCAGAGCGGCGACGGTGGCGACGGCGGCGCAACGCCTCCGGGTGGAGATGCGGGAACGCCTTCTAGCAGCGGCGACGATGACGTGATCGATGCAGAATTCTCGGAAACCAAGTAG
- a CDS encoding MGH1-like glycoside hydrolase domain-containing protein: protein MIPEHQRLLESRSQATPWKKWGPYLSDRQWGTVREDYSAGGSAWDYFSHHQSHSRAYRWGEDGLLGISDEKQRLCFGLALWNGKDPVLKERLFGLTGPQGNHAEDVKEYYFYLDSTPTHSYLKALYKYPQAAFPYEQLVAENQQRDKFTPEFELIDTGIFAENRYFDVMVEYAKAAPEDILIRISVTNRGSDPAPLHLLPTLWFRNTWSWGDAVEKPGMHLSHLGQKGLEGIVAIASTHAELGQHWLYCEGSTADEAAPPVYFTENETNYKALFDVDNATPYVKDGIHRRVIQGEAGAVNPEQRGTKAAVHYVLNIAPGETRCVRLRLSHHPSIRHPFGAEFDPIFAQRIQEADEFYHKVNPYPMEGDRRNIQRQAFAGMMWSKQYYRYDVSRWLRGDPTMPTPPAERLHGRNRQWTHLDSDDIISMCDKWEYPWFAAWDLAFHCIPLAMIDPDFAKYQLDIMTREWYMHPNGQIPAYEWAFGDVNPPVHAWATWRVYKIEQRMWGEGDRQFLERVFQKLLLNFTWWVNRKDTTGSNVFEGGFLGMDNVGVFDRSAPLPTGGFLEQSDGTSWMAMYCLNMLVIALELAQENSVYEDMATKFFEHFVYIADAMNHIGGGKTELWDEEDGFFYDVLHLPHGDRLKLKIRSMVGLVPLFAVETLEPELLDKLPGFKERLEWFEDNRPDLSHNIASFTAEGMGRRRLLAVVRPDKLRRVLDKMLDEQEFLSPYGIRSLSRYHKDNPYTFYADGSEYRVAYEAAESTTRLFGGNSNWRGPVWFPVNYLLIESLQKFHHYLGDEFQVACPTGSDQVKNLWDVSIALEERLTCLFLQNADGQRSVFGGLEQFQTDPYWKDYILFYEYFNGDNGAGLGASHQTGWTGLVAKLIQQCGRYAAGARQERYFC, encoded by the coding sequence ATGATTCCTGAACACCAACGCCTGCTTGAATCGCGCAGCCAAGCGACACCCTGGAAAAAGTGGGGGCCGTATCTAAGCGATCGCCAGTGGGGGACAGTCCGTGAAGACTATAGCGCAGGCGGCTCCGCGTGGGACTATTTTTCGCATCATCAGTCTCATAGCCGCGCCTACCGCTGGGGCGAAGACGGGCTGCTGGGCATCTCGGACGAAAAGCAGCGGCTTTGTTTTGGGTTGGCACTGTGGAATGGCAAAGATCCGGTGCTAAAGGAGCGCCTGTTTGGGCTGACGGGGCCGCAGGGCAATCATGCAGAAGACGTAAAAGAATATTACTTCTACCTGGACAGCACGCCGACCCATTCTTATCTCAAAGCGCTGTATAAGTATCCCCAGGCAGCGTTTCCCTACGAGCAACTCGTCGCAGAAAACCAGCAGCGCGATAAGTTTACGCCGGAGTTCGAGCTAATCGACACGGGTATCTTTGCTGAAAATCGCTACTTTGACGTGATGGTGGAGTATGCGAAGGCCGCACCGGAGGATATTTTGATTCGGATCTCGGTGACGAATCGAGGATCAGACCCCGCCCCGCTGCACCTGCTGCCGACACTGTGGTTTCGCAATACCTGGAGTTGGGGTGATGCGGTTGAAAAGCCAGGAATGCACCTGTCGCATCTGGGGCAGAAGGGGCTGGAGGGCATTGTGGCGATCGCCTCTACCCACGCCGAACTGGGACAACACTGGCTCTATTGCGAAGGCTCAACCGCAGACGAGGCTGCACCGCCTGTCTACTTCACCGAAAACGAAACTAACTACAAAGCGCTATTTGATGTAGACAACGCTACGCCCTATGTAAAAGATGGCATTCACCGTCGGGTGATTCAGGGAGAAGCGGGGGCGGTTAATCCAGAGCAGCGGGGGACTAAGGCCGCTGTGCATTATGTGCTAAATATTGCCCCTGGGGAAACGCGCTGTGTGCGGCTGCGCCTCAGTCATCACCCTTCGATTCGCCATCCGTTTGGGGCAGAGTTTGACCCAATTTTTGCCCAACGAATTCAAGAAGCCGACGAGTTTTATCACAAGGTCAATCCCTATCCAATGGAGGGCGATCGCCGCAATATCCAGCGCCAAGCTTTTGCGGGCATGATGTGGAGCAAGCAATATTACCGCTATGACGTAAGCCGCTGGCTGCGGGGCGACCCCACTATGCCCACGCCCCCCGCAGAACGACTACACGGTCGCAATCGCCAGTGGACGCATCTCGATAGCGATGACATCATTTCCATGTGCGACAAGTGGGAATATCCGTGGTTTGCCGCGTGGGATTTAGCGTTCCACTGCATTCCGCTGGCTATGATCGATCCTGACTTTGCCAAGTACCAGCTCGATATCATGACGCGGGAATGGTACATGCATCCCAACGGGCAAATCCCGGCCTACGAGTGGGCCTTTGGCGATGTCAACCCGCCCGTTCACGCCTGGGCCACCTGGCGGGTTTATAAGATTGAGCAGCGGATGTGGGGCGAGGGCGATCGCCAGTTTTTAGAGCGCGTGTTTCAAAAGCTGCTGCTGAACTTTACCTGGTGGGTGAACCGCAAGGACACCACGGGCAGCAATGTGTTTGAGGGCGGCTTTTTGGGCATGGATAATGTCGGTGTGTTTGACCGCAGCGCCCCGCTGCCTACGGGTGGCTTCCTGGAACAGTCCGACGGCACAAGCTGGATGGCGATGTATTGCCTGAATATGCTCGTTATTGCGCTGGAGTTGGCGCAGGAAAACTCGGTCTATGAAGACATGGCGACCAAGTTTTTTGAGCATTTTGTCTATATTGCCGATGCCATGAACCACATCGGCGGCGGCAAGACGGAGCTATGGGATGAGGAAGACGGCTTCTTTTATGACGTGCTGCACCTGCCCCACGGCGATCGCCTCAAGCTCAAAATCCGCTCGATGGTGGGGCTGGTTCCTTTATTTGCCGTAGAAACGCTGGAGCCAGAGTTGCTAGATAAGTTACCGGGATTCAAAGAACGATTGGAATGGTTTGAAGACAATCGCCCAGACCTGAGCCACAATATTGCCAGCTTTACAGCGGAAGGGATGGGGCGGCGGCGACTGCTGGCGGTGGTGCGCCCCGACAAGCTGCGGCGCGTGCTGGATAAGATGCTGGATGAGCAGGAGTTTCTCAGTCCCTACGGGATTCGCTCACTATCGCGCTATCACAAAGATAATCCCTATACCTTCTACGCCGATGGCAGCGAATATCGAGTCGCCTACGAAGCGGCAGAATCCACCACTCGGTTGTTTGGCGGCAATTCCAACTGGCGCGGCCCGGTGTGGTTTCCGGTGAATTACCTACTGATTGAATCCCTGCAAAAATTTCATCACTACCTGGGCGACGAGTTTCAGGTCGCCTGCCCCACCGGGTCAGATCAGGTCAAAAACCTGTGGGATGTGTCGATTGCTTTGGAAGAGCGTCTTACTTGCTTATTTTTGCAAAATGCAGACGGTCAGCGTTCTGTCTTTGGCGGCTTAGAACAGTTCCAGACTGATCCCTATTGGAAGGATTACATTTTGTTCTATGAATACTTCAACGGCGACAATGGCGCAGGTCTGGGAGCCAGCCACCAGACAGGCTGGACGGGACTGGTGGCAAAGCTGATTCAGCAGTGTGGGCGCTATGCAGCAGGGGCCAGGCAGGAGCGCTACTTCTGCTAA
- the egtB gene encoding ergothioneine biosynthesis protein EgtB, translated as MSPTTVAISEALPPLQHQYSAVRELSETLCRPLEIEDYGIQSMADVSPPKWHLAHTTWFFETFLLCPFLKNYDVFHPKYSYLFNSYYEAVGNRHPRAQRGLLSRPTVAEIYQYRDYVDEAMRSLLSSTDLSPQITELITLGLHHEQQHQELLLTDIKHIFATNPLRPAYRPAASKISLALVTSPLRFIEFSGGLHTIGHQQSGFAFDNEGPAHRVYLQDFSLASRLVTNGEYLEFIEAGGYEKPEYWLSEGWATVQTQRWNAPLYWEKIDGQWWEMTLMGMQPLNLAQPVCHVSLFEADAFANWCDRRLPTEAEWEVAAARVAVSGNLLESDRLHPQPATDSQPIEQLYGDVWEWTQSAYQPYPGFRPAAGAVGEYNGKFMCNQTVLRGGSCVTPPGHIRASYRNFFPASTRWQFSGIRLAM; from the coding sequence ATGTCCCCTACGACCGTTGCAATTTCTGAGGCATTGCCTCCATTGCAGCACCAATATTCAGCAGTTCGTGAACTGAGCGAAACGCTCTGCCGTCCTTTAGAAATTGAAGATTATGGTATCCAGAGTATGGCAGATGTCAGCCCGCCAAAGTGGCACCTGGCCCATACAACCTGGTTTTTTGAGACGTTCTTGCTCTGTCCTTTTCTAAAGAATTACGACGTTTTCCATCCGAAATATAGCTATCTGTTTAATTCATATTACGAAGCAGTTGGAAATCGCCATCCTCGTGCCCAGCGTGGATTACTCTCGCGCCCAACTGTGGCAGAAATTTATCAATATCGGGACTATGTAGATGAGGCAATGCGATCGCTCTTGTCTAGCACCGATCTTTCGCCCCAAATCACCGAGCTGATCACCCTGGGTCTGCACCATGAACAGCAGCATCAAGAATTGCTGTTGACCGATATCAAACATATTTTCGCCACCAATCCTTTGCGCCCTGCTTATCGACCTGCCGCATCAAAAATTTCGCTGGCTTTGGTAACATCACCTCTTCGATTTATCGAATTTTCTGGTGGACTTCATACAATTGGACATCAGCAATCCGGCTTTGCCTTTGATAACGAAGGCCCTGCCCATCGCGTCTATCTTCAGGATTTTTCGCTGGCATCGCGCCTGGTAACGAATGGCGAATATCTGGAATTTATCGAAGCGGGCGGCTATGAAAAGCCAGAATACTGGCTGTCGGAGGGCTGGGCGACGGTGCAGACCCAGCGATGGAATGCGCCTTTGTACTGGGAAAAGATTGACGGGCAGTGGTGGGAAATGACGCTGATGGGAATGCAGCCGCTCAACCTGGCGCAGCCTGTGTGTCACGTCAGTTTATTTGAGGCAGATGCGTTTGCGAATTGGTGCGATCGCCGTTTGCCCACCGAGGCGGAATGGGAAGTCGCAGCCGCTCGTGTCGCAGTGTCGGGGAATTTGCTGGAGAGCGATCGCCTGCATCCCCAACCTGCCACAGATTCACAGCCGATTGAACAACTCTACGGCGACGTGTGGGAATGGACGCAGAGTGCGTACCAGCCCTATCCTGGGTTTCGCCCCGCTGCGGGAGCGGTTGGTGAATACAACGGCAAGTTTATGTGCAATCAGACTGTCTTGCGGGGCGGATCATGCGTCACACCGCCTGGACATATTCGCGCTAGCTATCGCAATTTCTTTCCTGCAAGTACGCGCTGGCAGTTCAGTGGCATTCGTCTGGCGATGTAG
- the egtD gene encoding L-histidine N(alpha)-methyltransferase — protein sequence MTATLNSQLHYRPVKLYDFHPPIEDFRSSVLDGLQRFPKSISPQFLYDKRGSELFDAICTLPEYYLTRTEVQLLQDHANEIATHLGNGALVEFGSGSSQKVRILLDAAPQVQTYVGLDISRQHLYEACTALAQDYPGLEAIALCTDYTQPLPIAQIPELQNRHTIGFFPGSSIGNLEPLEAVAFLQNAAVLGDLIIGVDLKKSAAILEPAYDDAQGISAAFALNLLTRINRELGANFDLSQFTYRAHYNAIAGRIEMEIVSLADQTVCIGDAKIRFGNGETLRTEYSYKYTPDEFQMLAMAAGFQPVQVWIDAQQLFSIHYLKRL from the coding sequence ATGACTGCGACGCTCAACTCTCAACTGCATTATCGTCCGGTTAAGCTATACGACTTTCACCCGCCGATAGAGGACTTTCGATCGTCAGTGCTGGACGGCTTGCAGCGTTTCCCCAAGTCTATCTCGCCGCAGTTTCTCTATGACAAACGCGGATCTGAATTGTTTGATGCAATTTGCACGCTGCCGGAATATTATTTGACACGTACTGAAGTCCAGCTTTTGCAAGATCACGCGAATGAAATCGCGACGCATTTAGGAAATGGAGCGCTGGTGGAATTTGGCAGCGGCAGCAGCCAGAAAGTCCGCATTTTATTGGATGCTGCGCCCCAGGTGCAGACCTATGTTGGGCTGGATATTTCGCGTCAGCATTTGTATGAAGCCTGCACGGCGCTGGCGCAAGACTATCCTGGACTGGAGGCGATCGCCCTCTGCACCGATTACACACAGCCGCTGCCGATCGCCCAAATTCCCGAATTGCAAAACCGCCACACCATCGGCTTTTTTCCGGGGTCTTCCATCGGTAACTTGGAGCCGCTAGAAGCGGTAGCATTTTTGCAAAATGCAGCCGTGCTGGGCGACTTGATCATCGGCGTTGATCTGAAGAAATCAGCAGCAATCCTCGAACCTGCTTATGACGACGCTCAGGGGATCTCCGCTGCCTTTGCGCTGAATTTGCTGACCCGGATTAACCGAGAACTGGGCGCAAATTTTGATCTGTCGCAGTTCACCTATCGCGCTCATTACAATGCCATCGCTGGACGCATCGAGATGGAAATTGTGAGCCTTGCCGACCAAACAGTGTGCATTGGCGATGCCAAAATCCGCTTTGGCAATGGCGAAACGCTGCGAACTGAGTATTCCTACAAATACACGCCCGATGAGTTTCAAATGCTGGCAATGGCGGCTGGATTTCAACCTGTGCAGGTGTGGATTGATGCCCAGCAGCTCTTCAGCATCCATTACCTAAAGCGTCTGTAA
- a CDS encoding NB-ARC domain-containing protein: MELQEAIDLINAAMFAQAGKYLSDAELAIVRGAWNGQTYGAIAEASGYSLSYLSTDIGPVLWRSLSAALGEKVSKTSFQGALERYRARTAATAAAQPVGAIAPTPASPPPMSHGPLCDWGEAVDVRHFFARRDELHTLSQWIVQDQCRLVAILGMGGVGKTSLAAKLAQELAATGEFQYIIWRGLGNAPPLDTLLAALVAFLSDQSDIRAEVGQLLHWLRKHRCLLILDNVETILQPGDRAGHYRNGYENYGDLFQTLGETPHQSCIILTSREKPAEIAASEGIGFAVRSLALSGSLEVGQALLQGKGLIGSAAQQRQLCDRYSGNPLALKIVATSIQDLFAGEIEPFLTQDTFLFNGVRRLLEQQFERLSYLEQSVMYWLAINREWTAIATLEEDIVPAVSRASLLETLESLSWRNLIEKRAGSYTQQPVVMEYVSDCLIERIETELITGNINFLERYALVKVTVSDYIRESQSRVLLKAIAQRFQQAFPDPMALRSQLLRLLDALRQSGLPGLGYGAGNLMNLCSGLKVDLTGWNFSNLPIWHADLQQVNLARVNFAGADLSKTQFSQVFGSMMAIAISHDRTLLAAADKNGEIHVWRLSDGQQILTLEGHPTAAWSVAFSPDDRLLASSGEESRIRLWDLATGRLLNTLDGHTTTVWAIAFAPGGHLLVSGSEDRTVKLWDVDTGALLNTLTGYEGRVLTVAISPDGHTLASGSTDGCIDLWSLETGERLAQLREHEGPVCSVAFSPDGRVIASSSTDQTIRLWDCEPFQVTQVLSGQVGSVWSVAFSPDGQAIASGGEDGTIRLWSATTGQSLRMFRGHAAWVTSVCFTHNGQMLASGSLDQTIRLWDTQTSQSLKTFRGYINWAQSVTFASTPQAQRLISGQTDYTVRVWNLNTGTLEQMLEGHTQGIRAIAYEPSQNLLATGSDDTTVKLWNLETGQCLRTLKGHRHWIRAVALSPTQPLLASASNDQTIRLWNVSTGQLHQVLEEHTQWVTSVVFSPSGKRLASSSDDHTARLWDAKTGEIIHVLEGHHHWVWSVAFSPDEQRLASGCEDGTIRLWDVSTGELLAILAGEDGHTSSVTTVAFSPLGDILASGSNDHTIRLWDTQTHQLICVLKDHTDWIWAIAFDPVYHTLASSGKDETIRLWNVQTGECLKTLTSDRPYEGMNITGVTGLTPAQKASLKVLGAIAADHP, from the coding sequence ATGGAACTTCAGGAGGCGATCGACCTGATTAATGCGGCGATGTTTGCCCAGGCGGGCAAGTATCTGTCGGATGCCGAGCTGGCGATCGTGCGCGGTGCGTGGAATGGGCAGACCTACGGGGCGATCGCCGAGGCCTCTGGATATTCCCTCAGCTATCTGTCTACGGACATTGGCCCTGTCCTCTGGCGCAGCCTCAGCGCAGCGCTGGGCGAAAAGGTCAGCAAAACTAGCTTTCAGGGGGCGCTGGAGCGCTATCGGGCGAGGACGGCTGCCACCGCCGCCGCGCAGCCTGTCGGGGCGATCGCCCCCACGCCCGCCAGCCCGCCGCCCATGTCCCACGGCCCGCTCTGCGACTGGGGCGAAGCCGTAGATGTGCGCCACTTCTTTGCTCGCCGCGACGAACTCCACACCCTCAGTCAGTGGATTGTGCAAGACCAGTGCCGTCTGGTTGCGATCCTGGGCATGGGCGGTGTCGGCAAAACCTCTCTGGCTGCTAAGTTGGCGCAGGAGTTGGCCGCGACAGGGGAGTTTCAGTACATTATCTGGCGCGGGCTTGGCAATGCTCCTCCGCTAGACACGCTGCTGGCGGCGCTGGTGGCGTTTCTCTCCGATCAGTCAGACATTCGAGCGGAAGTAGGGCAGTTGTTGCACTGGCTCCGCAAACATCGCTGCCTGCTCATCCTCGACAATGTGGAAACGATTTTGCAACCGGGCGATCGCGCTGGGCATTACCGGAATGGCTATGAAAACTATGGCGATCTGTTTCAAACCCTTGGAGAAACTCCTCACCAAAGCTGCATCATTCTCACCAGCCGAGAAAAACCCGCAGAGATTGCCGCGTCAGAAGGGATTGGGTTTGCGGTGCGATCGCTGGCGTTGAGCGGTTCCCTAGAGGTGGGGCAGGCATTACTTCAGGGTAAAGGGCTAATCGGCTCTGCTGCCCAGCAGCGGCAGTTGTGCGATCGCTATAGCGGCAACCCCCTCGCCCTTAAGATTGTCGCCACGTCTATTCAAGATTTGTTTGCAGGCGAGATCGAGCCGTTTCTGACGCAGGATACCTTTCTGTTTAATGGCGTTCGGCGGTTGCTGGAGCAGCAGTTTGAGCGGCTATCTTATCTGGAACAGTCCGTCATGTATTGGCTGGCAATCAATCGCGAGTGGACGGCGATCGCCACGCTAGAGGAAGACATCGTTCCTGCTGTCTCGCGCGCCAGTTTGCTAGAAACACTAGAATCCTTGAGCTGGCGGAATTTGATTGAGAAACGCGCAGGCAGCTACACCCAACAGCCCGTGGTGATGGAATACGTGAGCGATTGTCTAATCGAAAGAATTGAAACAGAACTCATCACGGGAAATATAAACTTTTTGGAACGCTATGCGCTCGTAAAAGTGACTGTCAGCGACTATATCCGCGAAAGCCAGAGTCGGGTTTTGCTGAAGGCGATCGCCCAGCGGTTTCAGCAGGCGTTTCCAGACCCAATGGCGCTGCGATCGCAGCTTTTGCGGCTGCTAGACGCGCTCCGACAGAGCGGTTTGCCGGGGCTGGGATATGGCGCGGGCAACCTGATGAATCTATGCAGCGGACTCAAGGTTGACCTGACGGGGTGGAATTTCTCAAACCTGCCAATCTGGCACGCCGATTTGCAGCAGGTCAACCTGGCGCGGGTCAATTTTGCAGGCGCGGATCTATCCAAAACGCAGTTTAGTCAGGTCTTTGGCAGCATGATGGCGATCGCCATCAGCCATGATAGAACCCTGCTCGCCGCCGCCGACAAAAACGGCGAAATCCACGTCTGGCGATTGTCTGACGGGCAGCAAATTCTGACGCTGGAGGGGCACCCCACCGCCGCCTGGTCAGTTGCCTTTAGCCCCGATGATCGCCTGCTGGCCAGCAGCGGAGAAGAAAGCCGCATTCGCCTATGGGATCTTGCCACAGGGCGTTTATTAAACACGCTGGATGGACACACCACAACCGTTTGGGCGATCGCCTTTGCCCCTGGGGGGCACCTGCTGGTCAGCGGCAGCGAAGACCGCACAGTTAAGCTGTGGGATGTAGACACTGGAGCATTGCTCAATACACTAACAGGCTACGAAGGGAGAGTTTTGACCGTGGCCATCAGCCCCGATGGGCACACTCTCGCCAGCGGCAGCACCGACGGCTGCATTGATTTGTGGAGCCTCGAAACTGGAGAGAGACTGGCGCAGCTTCGAGAACACGAGGGCCCGGTCTGCTCGGTTGCCTTTAGCCCCGATGGGCGAGTGATCGCCAGCAGCAGCACCGACCAAACCATCCGGCTGTGGGACTGTGAGCCATTTCAAGTGACCCAAGTTTTGTCAGGGCAGGTTGGTTCTGTGTGGTCGGTTGCCTTTAGCCCCGACGGGCAAGCGATCGCCAGCGGCGGCGAAGACGGCACGATTCGCCTGTGGAGCGCGACAACCGGGCAGAGCCTCAGAATGTTTCGCGGACACGCCGCCTGGGTAACATCGGTTTGCTTTACTCACAATGGGCAAATGCTGGCTAGCGGCAGCCTCGACCAGACGATCCGACTTTGGGACACCCAAACGAGCCAGAGCCTCAAAACCTTTCGTGGCTATATCAACTGGGCGCAGTCCGTCACCTTTGCTTCGACTCCGCAGGCGCAGCGACTCATCAGCGGGCAGACAGACTACACAGTGCGGGTGTGGAATCTGAACACTGGAACGCTAGAGCAAATGCTGGAAGGACACACGCAGGGCATTCGGGCGATCGCCTATGAACCGTCTCAAAACTTGCTTGCTACTGGCAGCGATGATACAACAGTGAAGCTGTGGAACCTCGAAACTGGACAATGCCTGAGAACGCTAAAAGGACATCGCCACTGGATACGGGCCGTCGCCCTTAGCCCGACACAGCCCCTCCTCGCCAGCGCCAGCAACGATCAGACTATTCGGCTGTGGAACGTCTCAACTGGCCAGCTTCACCAAGTGCTAGAAGAACATACCCAGTGGGTCACGTCAGTTGTTTTCAGCCCCAGTGGCAAGCGATTAGCCAGCAGTAGCGATGATCATACGGCTCGGCTGTGGGACGCAAAAACTGGTGAAATCATTCATGTCCTGGAGGGGCATCACCACTGGGTGTGGTCGGTTGCCTTCAGCCCCGATGAGCAGCGACTGGCCAGCGGCTGCGAAGACGGCACCATTCGGCTATGGGATGTGTCCACAGGAGAACTGTTGGCGATTCTGGCGGGAGAGGATGGACACACTAGCTCTGTGACGACGGTTGCCTTTAGCCCCTTGGGCGACATTCTCGCCAGCGGCAGCAACGATCACACCATTCGCCTGTGGGATACGCAAACTCATCAACTGATCTGCGTCCTGAAAGATCACACAGATTGGATCTGGGCGATCGCCTTTGATCCTGTTTATCATACTCTCGCCAGCAGCGGCAAAGATGAAACGATTCGCCTGTGGAATGTCCAGACGGGCGAATGCCTGAAAACTCTAACAAGCGATCGCCCCTATGAAGGCATGAACATTACCGGAGTTACGGGGCTAACTCCGGCTCAAAAAGCGTCGCTAAAAGTGCTGGGGGCGATCGCTGCTGACCATCCTTAA
- a CDS encoding DUF5946 family protein, translating into MVPFSSGATHEYLLASPGCWAMYGDVLAREYSDAAYASVHRLTVDAYAVQHPGVPSPQSIQSVALHLISLCLVLECGFDMDQATRAMRQHTHRKSDFVWLTPPSHLGDKTVLEVWQAQDAATHIQAVWDWARSAWSAWESHHQQIRQWIVS; encoded by the coding sequence ATGGTTCCCTTTAGCAGTGGAGCAACCCATGAGTACCTGTTGGCATCTCCCGGATGTTGGGCAATGTATGGCGACGTGTTGGCACGAGAATATTCTGATGCTGCCTACGCCAGCGTTCATCGACTCACGGTTGATGCCTATGCCGTTCAGCATCCAGGCGTTCCCTCACCGCAAAGTATTCAGTCCGTTGCGCTCCATCTAATCAGTCTGTGTCTGGTTTTAGAGTGTGGGTTTGACATGGATCAGGCCACCAGAGCCATGCGACAGCACACCCACCGTAAATCTGATTTTGTCTGGCTCACCCCACCCAGCCACCTGGGCGACAAGACTGTGTTGGAGGTATGGCAAGCCCAGGATGCGGCAACCCACATCCAGGCGGTGTGGGACTGGGCCAGGTCAGCCTGGTCAGCCTGGGAATCGCATCATCAGCAAATTCGACAGTGGATCGTGAGCTGA